Part of the Candidatus Thermoplasmatota archaeon genome, GTGGGGGGCCGACTTGACGAGCGCGGGATCCTCCCCGGCGATGGCGACAAGCGTGTCGGCCAGGAGGTCGAGCTCCTCCTTGCTCTCGGTCTCGGTGGGCTCGATCATCATGGCCTCCTCCACGATGTGCGGGAAGTAGACGGTCGGCGCGTGGATCCCAAAGTCGAGCAGGCGCTTCACGACGTCCATGCAGCGCACGCCGCGCTCCCGCTTGAGGCGCGCAAGCGAGAGGACGAACTCGTGCTTCCGCAGCGGCTTGAAGGGCATGTCGAAGACCCCGGAAGCCAGGATGCGCTCCTTCACGTAGTTCGCGTTGAGGACGGCCTTCTCGGTGTTGTAGCGCAGGCCGTCGGAGCCGTGGTAGAGGATGTAGGCCCACGCGCGCAGGAGAATGCCGACGTTGCCGTGGAAGGATCGGACCTTGCCGATCGACTGGGGCCGGTTCTCTTCGAGGAAGTAGGTCCCGTCGCCGCGCCGGCCCACGAGGGGAACCGGAAGGAACGGCGCGAGCGCCGCCTTCACGCCCACAGGTCCGGCGCCGGGGCCGCCGCCGCCGTGGGGCGTGCTGAAGGTCTTGTGGAGGTTCAAGTGCACGATGTCAAAGCCCATGGCGCCGGGCGTCGTCACGCCGCAGATGGCGTTGAAGTTCGCCCCGTCGTAGTACAGGAGCGCTCCCTTGGCGTGCACCATCTTGGCGATGCGCTCGACGTTCTCCTCGAAGAGGCCAAGCGTGCTCGGGTTCGTGAGCATGAACGCGGCCGTGCGCTCGGAGAGCGCGGCCTCGAGCGCCGCAAGGTCGACCATGCCGTCGCGGCCGCTTGGGATCTCGACGACCTTGAATCCCGCCATGGCGGCGCTTGCGGGATTCGTTCCATGCGCCGAGTCCGGCACGATGACCTCGTCGCGCACCTGGCCGCGGCTCTCGTGGTACGCGCGGGCCACGAGCATGCCCACGAACTCGCCCTGGGCGCCGGCGGCCGGTTGGAGGCTCACGGCGCTCATGCCGGTGATCTCGGCCAGCATGGTCTGGAGCTCGTAGAGGGCCTGGAGCGTGCCTTGGGAGAAGGCCTCGGGGGCAAGCGGGTGCATCTGCGCCGCGTCGTTTGCGCCCGCGATCTCCTCGTTGAGCTTCGGGTTGTACTTCATCGTGCAGCTTCCCAGCGGGTAGCTTCCCGTGTCGACGCCGAAGTTGCGTTGGGAGAGACGCACGTAGTGGCGCACGACCTGCGCGCGGGGAAGGTTGGGGATGCGCACCTCGTCGCGCGCCAGGTGGGCGGGCACGAGCTCGTCCTCGATCGGGAATTCGGGAAGCTCGAGGCCCTCCGAGAGGCCCTCGCGCTCGAACAGCAACCGGTATCCCCACTGCGCCTGATGGTACACGCCGGCGCGCGGATCGCCTCGCGCGGTGGCGCGCCCATCCTCGGACGGGCTCACGCTCGCACCTCCGAGAGGGCGCCCACGAGGCGCTCGATCGCCTCGTCGGTCGTGGTCTCGGTCACGCAGTAGACGGCGCCGTCGGCAAGCTCGGGGAATTGCCGCGCGAGCGAAAGCCCGCCGTGCAGGCCCTGCCGATTCAGGCGCTCGTTCACGTCGGCGGCCGGGCGCGGGTGCCGGACGACGAATTCGTTGAAGTGGAACCCCTCGAACGCGGGCGCGCGGTAGCCCGGCAGCCGCGCGATGCGACGGGCGACGGCGCGGGCGCGCGTGGCGTTCACCTTGGCGATGCGCGCGAGTCCCTTGCCGCCGACGCAGGCGAGGTAGATCGCGGCCGAGAGCGCGTTTAAGCCCTCGTTCGTGCAGATGTTGCTCGTCGCCTTGTCGCGGCGGATGTGCTGCTCGCGCGTCTGCAGCGTGAGGCAGAATGCGCGGTCCCCGCGCGCGTCGACGGTCTGGCCCACGATGCGGCCGGGCATGCGGCGGACGTGCTCCTTGCGCACGGCAAAGAGGCCCAAGCCGGGGCCCCCGAAGCCGGGGTCCTGGCCCAGGCATTGGCCCTCGCCGACCACGACGTCGGCGCCGTAGGCCCCCGGTCCTTTCTGAAGGCCCAGAGAGATGGGGTTCACGTCGAAGAGGGCAAGCGCGCCGCGCGCATGCGCAAGCTGCACGATCTCCGGGCCTCGGCTCTCGAAGAGGCCAAAGAAGTTGGGACTGCCCACGACGACGCCGGCCACGTCGCTTGTGAGCTTGGCCGAGAGGTCTGCGAGGTCGGCCTCCCCCGTTCGCGCGTCGTAGCCGTACTCCACGATGCGAAGCGGGAAGCTTCGGCAGTAGTTCTCGATGCAGCTTCGCTTCTCCCAGAAGAGGGCGCGGGGCAGGAGGATCGTGTTCCGATCCGTGGCGCGCGCGGAGAGGAGCGCGGCCTCGGCGAGCGCGGAAGCGCCGTCGTACATGGAGGCGTTTGCTGCGTCCATGCCCGTAAGCTCGCATACCATGGTCTGGAACTCGAAGATGGCCTGCAGCATGCCTTGGCTGATCTCGCTCTGGTAGGGCGTGTAGCTCGTGAGGAACTCGCTGCGCGAGGCGAGGTAGCGGACCTCGGGCGGGCTGTGGTGGTGGTAGATGCCCGCGCCAAGGAAGTGGGGCGCGGCAAGCGCGTTTCGATTGCGCCCGAGCGTGGCGGCGGCGCGCCGGCGAACGGCAAGCTCGCTTTGGCCCTTGGGCAGGTTGAGCTGCGTCCGGACGGACTTCGGGATGTCGTCGAAGAGCGCGTCGACCGACGGAAGCCGCATGGCGGCGAGCATGCGCCGCACCGCTTCCTCGCCCTCGGCAAAGTGCGGCATGGCTGTCCCTCTAGTGGCCGCCGGCCTGGGTGTGCGCGCGGTAGTCCTTGTCGGTCAGGAGACCCGCAAGCTCGCCCGGGTTTGCGAGCCGGATCACGCAGAACCACCCGTCCTTGTAGGGGGAACGGTTGAGGAGACCCGGCTCGGCGTTCAACGCTTCGTTGACGTCCACGATCTCGCCGGAGACGGGCGAGAAGATCTCGCTCACGGACTTGATCGATTCGACCTCGCCGATCACGTCGTGCGCCTTCACGCGGTCGCCCTTCCGGGGGATCTTCGCGTACACGACGTCCGTCAATTGGTCCTGCGCGAAGTCCGTGATGCCCACGCGCGCGAGGTCGCCCTCGACCCGGACCCATTCGTGGTCTTTGGTGTAACGAAGCTCGGATGGGACCTCGTGCGCCACGCGACGACCTCCGCGATTCAGACAAACGGCAGCGGCACGACCTTGGCCTGCGCCGCCTGGCCGCGGGTGACAATCTCCAAGCGGGCATCAACGTTGCGGTGCGAGGGGGCCACGTAGCCGAGCGCGATGCCCTTCTTCAGGATCGGGCTTAGCGTGCCGCTTGTCACGACGCCCACTCGCCGCCCGCCGGGCTCCCGGATCTCGCTGCCTTGGCGCGGGATCCCCTGCTCGGCGACGAGGCCGACGAGGCGCTCGTAGTCGTCGCGTTGCCGCTGCGCTTCGAGCGCCTTGCGGCCGGCGAATTCGTGCTCCCAATGGACGAACTTCGACAATTTGGCCTCAAGGGGCGTCCGACCGCCCTCGAACTCGTGTCCGGCCAGGCAGAAGCCTTTCTCAAGGCGCAGCGTGTCGCGCGCCCCAAGCCCGCAGGGGAGGATGCCGTGCTCCCTGCCGGCCGCAAGGAGCGCTTCGAAGAGGCGCTCGGCCGCGGCCGCGGGCCCCATGAGCTCGAATCCGTCCTCGCCCGTGTACCCCGTCCGCGTGAGGAGAAGGTCCACTCCGGCCACGCGCGCGCGTGTACAGCGGAACGGCTTCAAGTCGGCCACCGGGAACTCCGAAAGGGGTGCAAGCGCGGCGGCGGCCTTGGGACCCTGCAGCGCGAGGATGAAGGTCTCCCGCGTCACGTCCTGCACGGGTTGCCCCGAGTGGCGCTCGACGTGCTCGCGCAGGGCCTCGTTCATGCCGGCGTTGGGAACGACGTGGAACCCCTCGGGGTAGCGGAACAGGTAGAGATCGTCCAGGATCGTACCGTCGTCGCGAAGGGCCATCGTGTACTTGCTGCCGCCCACCTTGATGGACGCCGCGTCGGCCACCACGGCGCGCGCGAGGCGGGCGGGGTCGCCGCGGAACCACAGGTTCGACATGTGCGAGACGTCGAAGAGCCCGACGGCGCGGCGCACGGCCATGTGCTCGTCCACGATGCTCGTGTACATCACGGGCATCTCGTAGCCGGCGAACGGGACAAGCCGCGCCCCAAGCGTGCGGTGGAGATCGTGAAGCGGCGTCCGAAGCAGTGTCATGCACGCCGCACGGCGGGCGCTTGTCATGAAGGTTTGCGAGCGACGAGGAGCCAGTTGCGCGATCCGCCGACCTCGGCGCCGCGCAGGTCCTCGATCGCAAGACCGGCCGCCCGCGCGTCCGCGGCCAACTCCTCGCGGTCGTAGGGATGCAT contains:
- the gcvT gene encoding glycine cleavage system aminomethyltransferase GcvT encodes the protein MTLLRTPLHDLHRTLGARLVPFAGYEMPVMYTSIVDEHMAVRRAVGLFDVSHMSNLWFRGDPARLARAVVADAASIKVGGSKYTMALRDDGTILDDLYLFRYPEGFHVVPNAGMNEALREHVERHSGQPVQDVTRETFILALQGPKAAAALAPLSEFPVADLKPFRCTRARVAGVDLLLTRTGYTGEDGFELMGPAAAAERLFEALLAAGREHGILPCGLGARDTLRLEKGFCLAGHEFEGGRTPLEAKLSKFVHWEHEFAGRKALEAQRQRDDYERLVGLVAEQGIPRQGSEIREPGGRRVGVVTSGTLSPILKKGIALGYVAPSHRNVDARLEIVTRGQAAQAKVVPLPFV
- the gcvPB gene encoding aminomethyl-transferring glycine dehydrogenase subunit GcvPB, with the protein product MSPSEDGRATARGDPRAGVYHQAQWGYRLLFEREGLSEGLELPEFPIEDELVPAHLARDEVRIPNLPRAQVVRHYVRLSQRNFGVDTGSYPLGSCTMKYNPKLNEEIAGANDAAQMHPLAPEAFSQGTLQALYELQTMLAEITGMSAVSLQPAAGAQGEFVGMLVARAYHESRGQVRDEVIVPDSAHGTNPASAAMAGFKVVEIPSGRDGMVDLAALEAALSERTAAFMLTNPSTLGLFEENVERIAKMVHAKGALLYYDGANFNAICGVTTPGAMGFDIVHLNLHKTFSTPHGGGGPGAGPVGVKAALAPFLPVPLVGRRGDGTYFLEENRPQSIGKVRSFHGNVGILLRAWAYILYHGSDGLRYNTEKAVLNANYVKERILASGVFDMPFKPLRKHEFVLSLARLKRERGVRCMDVVKRLLDFGIHAPTVYFPHIVEEAMMIEPTETESKEELDLLADTLVAIAGEDPALVKSAPH
- the gcvPA gene encoding aminomethyl-transferring glycine dehydrogenase subunit GcvPA, with protein sequence MPHFAEGEEAVRRMLAAMRLPSVDALFDDIPKSVRTQLNLPKGQSELAVRRRAAATLGRNRNALAAPHFLGAGIYHHHSPPEVRYLASRSEFLTSYTPYQSEISQGMLQAIFEFQTMVCELTGMDAANASMYDGASALAEAALLSARATDRNTILLPRALFWEKRSCIENYCRSFPLRIVEYGYDARTGEADLADLSAKLTSDVAGVVVGSPNFFGLFESRGPEIVQLAHARGALALFDVNPISLGLQKGPGAYGADVVVGEGQCLGQDPGFGGPGLGLFAVRKEHVRRMPGRIVGQTVDARGDRAFCLTLQTREQHIRRDKATSNICTNEGLNALSAAIYLACVGGKGLARIAKVNATRARAVARRIARLPGYRAPAFEGFHFNEFVVRHPRPAADVNERLNRQGLHGGLSLARQFPELADGAVYCVTETTTDEAIERLVGALSEVRA
- the gcvH gene encoding glycine cleavage system protein GcvH; the encoded protein is MAHEVPSELRYTKDHEWVRVEGDLARVGITDFAQDQLTDVVYAKIPRKGDRVKAHDVIGEVESIKSVSEIFSPVSGEIVDVNEALNAEPGLLNRSPYKDGWFCVIRLANPGELAGLLTDKDYRAHTQAGGH